A stretch of Corallococcus macrosporus DNA encodes these proteins:
- a CDS encoding LysR substrate-binding domain-containing protein, with the protein MNLSAFDLNHVRALHHLLEEAHVTRAAKKLGITPAAASNALHRLRVDFDDPLLVRNGRTLVRTQRAESLRAPAREVMLAAGRLFDQGRPFDPATTTWDIHVTTSDRVAELLLPTLDRLLLARAPGALLSLRTQTSDLGAFLREHGGIAIVPDVAKERDLRSQRLFVDEFVCVMRGEHPLATGRMSLKRFTEWEHVLVAPLAQSRRGGIDVLLEKEGFPRRVTRVVTTFSLALPLIQGSDRLAVLPRSFAALHAKALGLELRPLPVSMPPLEMLLVWHLGNEADPKHAWVRALVQDAARAVGLAAA; encoded by the coding sequence GTGAATCTCTCCGCCTTCGACCTGAACCACGTGCGCGCGCTCCATCACCTCCTGGAGGAGGCTCACGTCACGCGCGCGGCGAAGAAGCTTGGAATCACGCCCGCGGCGGCGAGCAACGCGCTGCACCGGCTGCGCGTCGACTTCGATGACCCGCTCCTGGTCCGCAACGGAAGGACGCTCGTGCGAACCCAGCGGGCCGAGTCGCTTCGCGCGCCCGCCAGGGAGGTGATGCTGGCGGCCGGGCGGCTGTTCGACCAGGGGCGCCCCTTCGACCCGGCGACCACGACCTGGGACATCCACGTGACGACGTCGGACCGCGTCGCGGAGCTGCTCCTGCCGACGCTCGACCGGCTCCTCCTGGCGCGCGCTCCCGGAGCCCTGCTCTCGCTACGAACCCAGACGTCGGACCTGGGGGCGTTCCTGCGGGAGCACGGCGGAATCGCCATCGTCCCGGACGTCGCGAAGGAGCGGGACCTGCGCTCGCAGCGCCTGTTCGTCGACGAGTTCGTCTGCGTCATGCGCGGGGAGCATCCGCTCGCCACCGGGCGCATGTCGCTGAAGCGGTTCACCGAGTGGGAGCACGTCCTCGTCGCCCCGCTCGCGCAGTCGCGACGTGGCGGCATCGACGTGCTCCTGGAGAAGGAGGGGTTCCCGCGTCGCGTGACGCGCGTGGTGACCACGTTCTCCCTGGCACTGCCGCTCATTCAGGGCTCGGACCGGCTCGCCGTCCTTCCGCGCAGCTTCGCCGCCCTGCACGCGAAGGCACTCGGACTGGAGCTTCGGCCGCTGCCGGTGTCGATGCCTCCGCTCGAGATGCTCCTCGTCTGGCACCTGGGGAACGAGGCCGACCCGAAGCACGCCTGGGTCCGAGCGCTCGTGCAGGACGCGGCACGCGCCGTAGGCCTAGCGGCCGCATAG